tctgttcacaacgttgacatcagcaaacatgACACcagcttcttcatatgccacagtggtcaggtggatggattaacttggcaaatgagaaatgctcactaacagggatgtaaaacatatcagctttttgtgtgtatggaacatttctgggatcttttatttcagcggaatgaaacatgggaccaacactttacatgttgactttatatttttgttcagtgtatttacaGGAATAAACTGGCCCAAActggtgtgtgtattcagtgtatgtgtgtgtgtacaaggtgtgtgtgtgtcctgtgtgggtgtccagtgtctgtttgtgtgtgtgtgtgtgtgtgtccagtgtgtgtgtccgtccagtgtgtgtgtgtcgggtgtGTGTCCAGTttatgtccagtgtgtgtgtccagtgtgtgtgtgtgtgtgtgtgtgtgtgtgtgtgtgtgtgtgtgtgtgtgtgtgtgtgtgtgtgtgtgtgtgtgtgtgtgtgtgtgtgtgtgtgtgtgtgtgtgtgtgtgtgtgtgtgtgcttcttgtgtgtgtgtgtgtgtgtgtgtgggtgtcctgtgtgtgtgtgtgtccagtgtgttttcgtgtgtgtgtccagtttgtgtctgtgtgtgtccagtgtgtgtccagtatgggtgtctgtgtgtgtgtccagtgtgtgtgtttccagtgtgtgtgacacagttatatatttatctatttatattcttatttgatattttattaaaatattgtgttgtgtttgattagGGACACTGAAGAGTCATCATAAACCCAAAACCCTGGATAGAGGGGCTCAGTGAATGTGGTGTAGAATGTGTTCAGGTGGGTCAGTGTGTCAGAGGAGACTCTGTAGAAGGACAGAGTGCCGGCTGGCCAGTCCAGATACACTCCTACTCTGTGGGAGCTGGAGGAAGGGACGTCTATGAGAGTGGTATTATAATTGTGCCTGGCAGTGTAACTGTTGTCAGAGCAGAACAGACTCCAGGACTTGTCATTCCATCCAAGTCCACAGTccttaccccctcctctcctgttgattcctttatatgtcactcctaTAACCGGCCATCCCCCACTCCACtctacctcccagtaacagcgcCCAGTCAGACGCTCTCTACACAGCACCTGTCTACAGTCCTCAAATCTCTCTGGGTGATCAGGATACGGCTGCCTCTTTCTCCCACATGTCacctttctgttctcctcagacagagagaggagtctgtGTGCTGTGTTTGGGTCCAGTGTGAGATCACAGACATCTGATGGATGAAACCAGACACAATATTAGAAATCATCATCATTCACATtagaatgttttttatttatttatttaccccctctttctctccaatttcgtggtataaattgtttagtagctactatcttgtctcatcgcta
The window above is part of the Oncorhynchus gorbuscha isolate QuinsamMale2020 ecotype Even-year unplaced genomic scaffold, OgorEven_v1.0 Un_scaffold_1213, whole genome shotgun sequence genome. Proteins encoded here:
- the LOC124021796 gene encoding stonustoxin subunit beta-like produces the protein VTEEGCGSLVSALKSNSSHLRELDLSNNDLKDSGVELLSAGLGNPYCKLETLRLSGCLVTEEGCASLVSALRSNPSHLRELDLSYNHPGDSGVRLLSAGLEDPNYRLEKLNVEHGGEYTMKPGLRKYVCDLTLDPNTAHRLLSLSEENRKVTCGRKRQPYPDHPERFEDCRQVLCRERLTGRCYWEVEWSGGWPVIGVTYKGINRRGGGKDCGLGWNDKSWSLFCSDNSYTARHNYNTTLIDVPSSSSHRVGVYLDWPAGTLSFYRVSSDTLTHLNTFYTTFTEPLYPGFWVYDDSSVSLIKHNTIF